Proteins from a genomic interval of Maylandia zebra isolate NMK-2024a linkage group LG15, Mzebra_GT3a, whole genome shotgun sequence:
- the LOC143412797 gene encoding uncharacterized protein LOC143412797, giving the protein MEKQKVLWKRFFVISARKTSEAHHSFIKRLKSIDQMEVTSAEKSDYLLIFCPVNSQVGADIAEALDKIPRGKPVILVVMHHTSNLEHVVAESWRQVKNENVHLTVDCLVYKGKLLDCSFNDIMWCNIGKFFRVSIHQLIQTSKWRKCSCYTDPLILGVGFIMCIMIVATVTMEVVRRMI; this is encoded by the exons TGTTGTGGAAAAGATTCTTTGTCATCTCGGCTAGAAAAACAAGTGAAGCTCATCATTCTTTTATTAAAAGGCTTAAAAGTATCGATCAAATGGAAGTGACCTCCGCAGAAAAATCTGACTACCTTCTGATTTTCTGTCCTGTTAATTCACAAGTTGGAGCAGACATTGCAGAGGCCCTGGACAAGATTCCCC GTGGTAAACCTGTAATTCTGGTGGTGATGCATCACACCTCCAATCTTGAGCATGTTGTAGCTGAAAGCTGGAGACAGGTGAAGAACGAGAATGTCCACCTCACTGTGGATTGTCTGGTTTATAAGGGAAAACTGCTTGATTGCAGCTTCAATGATATCATGTGGTGTAACATTGGGAAGTTTTTCAGAGTTTCCATTCACCAG ctCATTCAGACTTCTAAGTGGCGAAAATGCAGTT GTTACACTGACCCTCTGATACTGGGTGTAGGTTTTATAATGTGTATTATGATAGTGGCAACTGTGACTATGGAAGTAGTGCGAAGGATGATTTAG
- the LOC101469614 gene encoding uncharacterized protein LOC101469614: protein MVQRHESWKKFFVWEAGKTNGAHFPVVQILKSIGQTDVTSATECDYLLVFCPVVSRVGTDIGEALHNITPGKPVILVVMHHTFDPHHVVAESRRQVNNPNVHLTVDCLFFEGHLLSCNLNDTMSGDIKKFFGSEFPVPVLIHNLISLWQHIPRFFLGFFIWKIFGLCCSSIWNIFVCLGSPIWKKIRPCLNPLVQIAGLIVPLLMAVVTSFSSKIWKRNKSGK from the exons ATGGTACAAAGACATG AGTCATGGAAAAAATTCTTTGTGTGggaagcaggaaaaacaaatggGGCCCATTTTCCAGTTGTTCAAATACTCAAAAGTATTGGACAAACAGACGTGACCTCTGCAACGGAATGTGACTATCTTCTAGTCTTCTGTCCTGTCGTTTCCCGAGTTGGAACAGACATCGGCGAGGCCCTGCACAACATAACTC CTGGCAAACCAGTAATACTGGTGGTGATGCATCACACCTTTGATCCTCACCATGTTGTAGCTGAAAGCCGGAGGCAGGTGAACAACCCAAATGTCCACCTAACTGTGGACTGTCTGTTTTTTGAAGGCCACCTCCTCAGTTGTAACCTCAATGATACCATGTCGGGTGACATCAAAAAATTTTTTGGTTCTGAATTCCCAGTTCCAGTCTTAATTCACAACCTGATCTCTTTGTGGCAACACATCCCACGTTTCT ttttaggTTTCTTCATCTGGAAAATATTTGGACTTT gTTGCTCCAGTATCTGGAATATATTCGTGT GTTTAGGTAGCCCCATCTGGAAAAAAATCAGACCTT GCTTGAATCCTCTGGTACAGATTGCTGGATTGATTGTTCCTTTGCTGATGGCAGTTGTGACATCATTCAGCTCCAAAATATGGAAGAGAAATAAAAGTGGGAAATGA
- the LOC143412785 gene encoding uncharacterized protein LOC143412785: MDQGNGSWNVFRVILAGRTNGAHRSIVQKLKDIGQTEETSTQESDYCVIFCPVVSRVGTDIAEALNKIPLGKRAILVVMHHTYNPQHVVAKSRSQVNNSNVHLTVDCLFYEDQLLDCDLNNTMWNDIRRTLRSPNHQTSSLQGFQNYWRKPTIIWLIIGFSIAVVIIVVIVAVSVEMQKKKGP; this comes from the exons ATGGACCAGGGAAATG GGTCGTGGAACGTTTTCCGTGTCATTTTGGCCGGAAGAACAAATGGCGCTCATCGTTCAATTGTTCAGAAGCTTAAAGACATTGGCCAAACTGAGGAAACATCTACACAAGAAAGTGACTACTGTGTGATTTTCTGTCCTGTGGTTTCACGAGTTGGGACAGACATTGCTGAGGCCCTCAACAAAATACCAT TGGGTAAACGTGCAATTCTGGTGGTGATGCATCACACCTACAATCCACAACATGTTGTAGCTAAAAGCCGGAGTCAGGTGAACAACTCAAATGTGCATTTGACTGTGGATTGTCTGTTTTATGAGGACCAACTGCTTGACTGTGACCTCAATAATACCATGTGGAATGACATCCGGAGAACTCTTAGATCTCCAAATCACCAG aCCTCATCATTGCAAGGCTTCCAAAATT attgGAGGAAACCTACCATAATATGGCTCATTATTGGTTTTTCTATAGCAGTGGTGATCATTGTGGTTATCGTGGCAGTCAGTGTGGAAATGCAAAAGAAGAAAGGACCTTGA